One genomic window of Cellulophaga sp. Hel_I_12 includes the following:
- a CDS encoding DJ-1/PfpI family protein: MKFISFSSLILLILSVLACNQNNDASNSKNAALKIKPDRFNVAFLIMNGTYNTELTASFDVFQHSQSSKNIKSMNVFTVANTLEPITTFEGLSILPDFDYTKKNVPEIDILVIPGAKEHTNKNLEDVIMLSFVKKVDEKALYMTSSSVGAFVLAKTGLLDTIASTSFPDEIEAYQTMFPNLNIRKNSFFVHDGKYITSAGGTKSFDAALYLCELLYGKEVSQEIAKALLLEWDVNRIPHFIVRR, from the coding sequence ATGAAATTCATCTCTTTTTCAAGTTTAATACTATTGATTTTGAGTGTATTGGCCTGTAATCAAAATAACGATGCTAGTAACTCTAAAAATGCAGCTTTAAAAATTAAGCCAGATCGTTTTAATGTAGCCTTTTTAATCATGAATGGCACTTACAATACAGAATTAACTGCGTCATTTGATGTTTTTCAACATTCACAATCTAGTAAAAACATTAAAAGTATGAATGTATTTACAGTTGCCAATACCTTAGAACCAATTACCACATTTGAGGGCCTAAGCATACTACCAGATTTTGATTACACTAAAAAAAACGTGCCAGAAATTGATATTCTAGTGATTCCGGGTGCTAAAGAGCATACCAACAAAAATTTAGAAGATGTAATTATGTTGAGTTTTGTTAAAAAAGTTGATGAAAAAGCGCTATACATGACAAGTTCAAGCGTCGGCGCTTTTGTACTTGCCAAAACTGGTCTTTTAGATACCATAGCTTCAACTAGTTTCCCTGATGAAATCGAAGCGTATCAAACTATGTTTCCAAATTTAAACATTAGAAAAAATTCATTTTTTGTTCATGACGGAAAATACATAACATCAGCAGGTGGCACCAAAAGTTTTGATGCTGCGCTATATCTCTGTGAATTATTATATGGAAAAGAAGTAAGCCAAGAGATTGCTAAAGCGCTACTCCTAGAATGGGACGTTAACAGAATTCCACATTTTATTGTTCGTCGATAG
- a CDS encoding ammonium transporter → MESGLFTANNVWMMVCTALVFFMHLGFSFLEIGLTRQKNTINILFKNVFIICIGLLLYYIAGFNLMYPGDFNGYLGFAGFGLDPGENGMTAEYASGGYTYWTDFLFQGMFAATAATIVSGAVAERIKIGGFMIFTIIYVGLVYPIVGSWQWGGGFLATLGGENGGFHDFAGSTLVHSVGGWAALIAVYLLGPRIGKFDEEGKAQAIPGHNIPLAAAGVLILWLGWFGFNGGSVLSADPAGTSLVLVTTSLAAASGGISSVFLTYIFYKNLDLTMFLNGILGGLVGITAGADLMSPSESLIIGAIAGAIIVFAVALIDKLKLDDPVGAIAVHLVCGIWGTLAVGFFGAKAGADQILYQLIGVGVIGAFCCVSAFIILFAIKKVSGIRVSKEEEVEGLDLHEHGMDAYPDFRLNQH, encoded by the coding sequence ATGGAATCAGGATTATTTACAGCAAACAACGTTTGGATGATGGTGTGTACAGCACTTGTATTTTTCATGCATTTGGGCTTTTCATTTTTAGAAATAGGCCTTACAAGACAAAAAAATACCATTAATATTTTATTTAAAAATGTTTTTATTATTTGCATAGGACTTCTATTGTATTACATCGCAGGATTTAATTTAATGTATCCAGGTGATTTTAATGGGTATTTAGGGTTCGCAGGATTTGGACTAGACCCAGGAGAGAACGGCATGACGGCAGAGTATGCCTCGGGAGGGTATACCTATTGGACCGACTTTTTATTCCAAGGAATGTTTGCCGCAACGGCGGCAACTATAGTTTCTGGAGCTGTTGCAGAACGCATCAAAATAGGCGGATTTATGATTTTTACCATTATCTATGTCGGATTGGTGTATCCTATAGTAGGATCTTGGCAATGGGGCGGTGGGTTTTTAGCCACACTTGGTGGAGAAAACGGTGGATTTCATGATTTTGCAGGATCCACATTAGTTCATTCTGTGGGTGGATGGGCGGCACTTATTGCTGTGTATTTATTGGGACCCAGAATTGGAAAATTTGATGAAGAAGGTAAAGCCCAAGCAATTCCAGGTCATAACATCCCATTAGCCGCAGCGGGTGTATTAATCCTCTGGTTGGGATGGTTTGGTTTTAATGGTGGCTCTGTACTTTCTGCAGATCCTGCTGGCACCTCCCTTGTTTTAGTAACCACATCGTTAGCAGCAGCCTCTGGTGGCATTTCATCGGTATTTTTAACGTATATTTTTTACAAAAACTTAGATTTAACGATGTTCCTTAATGGTATTTTAGGTGGTTTGGTGGGGATAACGGCAGGAGCTGATTTAATGTCACCTAGCGAATCTCTAATTATTGGTGCCATCGCGGGAGCAATTATCGTATTCGCTGTGGCCCTTATTGACAAACTTAAATTAGACGATCCCGTTGGAGCCATTGCCGTGCATCTGGTTTGCGGCATTTGGGGAACACTAGCCGTTGGATTTTTTGGCGCTAAGGCAGGAGCAGATCAAATTCTATATCAACTCATTGGTGTAGGCGTTATTGGTGCATTTTGCTGCGTAAGTGCCTTTATTATTTTATTCGCTATTAAAAAAGTTTCAGGCATCAGAGTTTCTAAAGAAGAAGAAGTAGAAGGTTTAGATCTGCACGAACACGGTATGGATGCCTACCCAGATTTTAGATTAAACCAACACTAA
- the purU gene encoding formyltetrahydrofolate deformylase: MKTTILIHCPDKSGIICSVTGFIHAQGGNIIYIDQHVDKESDELFMRLESEFSEEKFSISEFKEKFSTDLAEKFTIKWSLHTDDKKPKMGLFVSKYNHCLYDLLSRFNSGELAVEIPFIISNHKNLAYVAEQFQIPFYHIPVTKNTKEEAENQQLALLQKYQIDFIVLARYMQIVTNKIINEFPYKIINIHHSFLPAFAGAKPYHAAYERGVKIIGATGHYVTEALDAGPIIGQDIVAVSHTNTIEDFIAKGRDLEKIVLARAVKLHIQRKTMVYQNKTVIFS, encoded by the coding sequence TTGAAAACAACTATCTTGATTCATTGCCCCGACAAATCTGGAATAATTTGTTCCGTTACTGGCTTTATTCATGCGCAAGGCGGTAACATTATTTACATTGATCAGCACGTAGACAAAGAATCTGACGAACTTTTTATGCGCTTGGAAAGTGAATTTTCAGAGGAAAAGTTTAGTATCAGCGAATTTAAAGAAAAGTTTAGTACTGATTTAGCTGAAAAATTCACTATTAAATGGAGTCTTCATACGGATGATAAAAAACCTAAAATGGGCTTATTCGTATCTAAATACAACCATTGTTTATATGATTTACTAAGCAGGTTTAATTCTGGTGAGCTTGCGGTGGAGATTCCCTTTATTATCAGTAATCATAAAAATCTAGCGTATGTCGCTGAGCAATTTCAAATTCCCTTTTACCACATACCTGTTACCAAAAACACCAAAGAGGAAGCAGAAAATCAACAACTAGCGTTATTGCAAAAATATCAAATAGATTTTATTGTATTGGCACGCTACATGCAAATCGTAACGAATAAGATTATCAACGAGTTTCCGTATAAAATTATCAATATTCACCACTCCTTTTTGCCTGCCTTTGCTGGCGCAAAACCTTATCATGCGGCTTATGAACGCGGTGTAAAAATTATTGGAGCCACTGGCCATTATGTAACAGAAGCCTTAGACGCCGGACCCATTATAGGGCAAGACATCGTTGCAGTGTCACATACAAATACCATTGAAGATTTTATTGCCAAAGGCAGAGATTTAGAAAAAATTGTTCTAGCAAGAGCTGTAAAATTGCACATTCAAAGAAAAACTATGGTGTATCAGAACAAAACCGTAATATTTTCGTAA
- a CDS encoding Lrp/AsnC family transcriptional regulator has product MNQKIDELNWGILELLQKDARASFATIGRQVGLTPPAVAERIKKMEDLGIINGYKTIISHTQTGYQLKAIITLRAFMGKLKPFLEAVKIFEEVINCYRITGNENIIMEVVLKDQFHLEKFIDKLIQYGETRTHIILSEVVSDAPIGKKNK; this is encoded by the coding sequence TTGAATCAAAAGATTGATGAATTAAATTGGGGAATCCTAGAACTGCTCCAGAAAGATGCAAGAGCATCTTTTGCCACTATTGGTCGCCAAGTAGGCCTAACACCGCCTGCCGTGGCAGAGCGCATAAAAAAGATGGAAGATTTGGGAATCATAAATGGCTACAAAACCATTATTTCTCACACCCAGACGGGGTACCAGCTTAAGGCTATTATTACCTTACGAGCTTTTATGGGAAAATTAAAACCTTTTCTAGAAGCTGTAAAAATTTTTGAAGAGGTCATCAATTGTTACCGAATTACAGGCAATGAAAATATTATTATGGAAGTGGTTTTAAAAGATCAATTTCATTTGGAAAAATTTATTGATAAATTAATCCAATATGGAGAAACACGAACACATATTATATTATCAGAAGTTGTTTCAGATGCCCCAATAGGCAAGAAGAATAAATGA
- a CDS encoding DUF1684 domain-containing protein, which translates to MKIFLLILLMFGLGCNGKKKFHEDQESAVIQGKTQALTTILEFQNKMNLDFKDPEVSPLYDRHRKDFEGLDFFEPDTTFSVWAKLIRTPEPVPFLMPMTTNLESEYLKYGTVYFSIKDLDYQLEIYQDQLLFTQEKYKDYLFLPFTDRTNGNQTYTGGRYIDLKVPEGDSILIDFNKAYNPYCAYNKKYACPIVPEVNRLKIEVLAGVKAFKK; encoded by the coding sequence ATGAAAATTTTTTTGCTAATTCTTTTGATGTTTGGTCTAGGCTGTAATGGAAAAAAGAAATTTCATGAAGATCAAGAGTCTGCTGTAATTCAGGGAAAAACACAAGCGCTTACAACTATTCTTGAGTTTCAAAACAAAATGAACTTAGATTTTAAAGACCCTGAAGTATCGCCTCTTTATGATCGACATCGAAAAGATTTTGAGGGATTAGATTTTTTTGAACCTGACACCACCTTTAGCGTTTGGGCAAAACTAATTAGGACCCCAGAACCCGTGCCTTTTTTGATGCCCATGACAACCAATTTGGAGTCAGAATATTTAAAGTACGGCACCGTGTATTTTTCTATTAAGGATTTAGATTATCAATTAGAAATTTATCAAGATCAATTGCTATTTACGCAAGAAAAGTACAAAGATTATCTTTTTCTTCCCTTTACGGATCGTACAAATGGAAACCAAACTTATACCGGTGGTCGGTATATAGACTTGAAAGTTCCGGAGGGTGACTCTATTCTTATCGATTTTAATAAAGCTTATAATCCTTATTGTGCTTATAATAAAAAGTACGCATGCCCTATTGTTCCTGAAGTGAATAGATTAAAAATTGAAGTTTTAGCCGGGGTTAAGGCTTTCAAAAAATAG
- a CDS encoding methylmalonyl-CoA mutase family protein encodes MEQIAPYTPKNKIRIVTAASLFDGHDSAINIMRRIIQSTGVEVIHLGHDRSVQEMVDCAIQEDVNAIALTSYQGGHNEYFRYMYDLLKERGATHIKIFGGGGGVILPEEIKALMDYGIARIYSPDDGRTMGLQGMINDLVQQSDFETPALRLPKNTSVEEALKQKDVNTIARLISLAENRHDDFKKHFSGLKSEHEVPVLGITGTGGSGKSSLVDELVRRFIADFPQKTIGLISVDPSKRKTGGALLGDRIRMNAINNDRVYMRSLATRQSNLALSKYVEEAVDVLKVAGFDLIILETSGIGQSDTEIIQHSDVSLYVMTPEFGAATQLEKIDMLDFADVVAINKFDKRGSLDALRDVKKQYMRNHNLWDVHQDELPIFGTMASQFNDPGTNRLYRVLMQKLVDIAKANLNSTFEFLNESTEHAFVIPPARTRYLSEIAENNRNYDNNVIAQVHVAQRLYGIFQAILSLLNIKQNEAESAYLSKNGLDERALQKVEALADTKSFLGLLIKEFDRVKLDLDAYHWEAIVHWEETVQRYKSPMYTFKVRDKELQLDTHTESLSHTKIPKVALPKYKAWGDLLQWMLQENVPGEFPYTAGLYPFKRTGEDPTRMFAGEGGPERTNRRFHYVSLGLPAKRLSTAFDSVTLYGNDPDKRPDIYGKIGNAGVSVCCLDDAKKLYSGFDLSHPTTSVSMTINGPAPMLLGFFLNAAIDQNCEKYILENDLKEAVEAKITELYKGNEEKRPVYQGKLPEGNNGLGLLLLGVTGDQVLPLEVYNTIKNKTLKEVRGTVQADILKEDQAQNTCIFSTEFALRLMGDVQEYFIQNQVRNFYSVSISGYHIAEAGANPITQLAFTLSNGFTYVEYYLSRGMDINAFGPNLSFFFSNGIDPEYAVIGRVARKIWAKALKLKYAADPRAQMLKYHIQTSGRSLHAQEIDFNDIRTTLQALYAIYDNCNSLHTNAYDEAITTPTEESVRRAMAIQLIINKELGLAKNENPLQGSFIIEELTDLVEEAVLLEFDRITERGGVLGAMETMYQRSKIQEESLYYETLKHNGEFPIIGVNTFLSSKGSPTVLPIEVIRATEEEKETQISTLENLKGRHKKTSEHILSELQKAAVQNDNIFEKLMEVTKVSSLGQITNALFKVGGQYRRNM; translated from the coding sequence ATGGAACAAATAGCACCGTATACCCCAAAAAATAAAATTCGTATTGTCACTGCAGCCTCCCTCTTTGATGGCCATGATTCTGCCATAAACATCATGAGGCGAATTATTCAATCAACAGGCGTCGAGGTCATTCATTTAGGCCACGATCGCAGTGTGCAAGAAATGGTGGATTGTGCCATTCAGGAAGATGTTAATGCCATTGCGCTAACCTCCTACCAAGGTGGGCATAATGAATATTTTAGGTACATGTACGATTTGCTCAAAGAACGAGGAGCTACGCATATTAAAATTTTTGGAGGGGGCGGTGGTGTCATTCTACCTGAAGAAATAAAAGCCTTGATGGACTACGGTATTGCTCGGATTTATTCTCCAGATGACGGCAGAACCATGGGCTTGCAAGGAATGATTAACGATTTGGTGCAACAAAGCGATTTTGAAACACCAGCCTTAAGGCTTCCTAAAAACACTTCTGTTGAAGAAGCATTGAAACAAAAGGATGTCAACACCATTGCGCGCTTAATTTCATTAGCGGAAAACAGGCATGACGATTTTAAAAAACACTTTTCGGGCCTAAAAAGTGAACATGAAGTACCTGTTCTAGGGATTACAGGAACTGGTGGTTCTGGAAAATCGAGTTTGGTGGATGAATTGGTTCGTCGTTTTATAGCTGATTTTCCACAGAAAACAATCGGCTTAATCTCTGTTGACCCCTCAAAAAGAAAAACAGGGGGAGCTCTTTTAGGAGATCGTATCCGAATGAATGCTATAAATAACGACCGTGTGTACATGCGATCCTTAGCCACGCGACAGTCGAACTTGGCCTTGTCAAAATATGTGGAAGAGGCTGTAGATGTTTTAAAAGTAGCTGGTTTTGATTTAATTATTTTAGAAACTTCAGGAATCGGGCAATCAGATACGGAGATTATTCAACATTCTGACGTGTCATTATATGTGATGACTCCCGAATTTGGTGCTGCAACGCAGTTAGAGAAGATTGATATGCTCGACTTTGCAGACGTAGTGGCGATTAATAAATTTGACAAAAGAGGTTCTTTAGATGCGTTGCGTGATGTAAAAAAACAATATATGCGCAATCATAACCTTTGGGATGTTCATCAAGACGAATTGCCAATTTTTGGAACTATGGCAAGCCAGTTTAATGATCCAGGAACCAATAGATTGTACCGCGTATTGATGCAGAAATTAGTAGATATTGCAAAGGCTAATTTGAACTCTACTTTTGAGTTTCTTAATGAAAGTACAGAACACGCTTTTGTAATTCCGCCAGCCAGAACACGTTACTTATCTGAAATAGCGGAGAATAATAGAAATTATGATAATAATGTAATTGCACAAGTGCACGTAGCACAGCGACTTTATGGTATTTTTCAAGCTATTTTATCCTTGTTGAATATAAAACAAAATGAAGCAGAATCAGCTTATTTATCTAAAAACGGATTGGATGAAAGGGCCTTACAAAAGGTAGAAGCACTGGCTGATACTAAATCTTTTTTAGGCTTGTTAATCAAGGAATTTGATCGGGTGAAGCTAGATTTAGATGCCTACCATTGGGAAGCTATTGTGCATTGGGAGGAAACTGTTCAGCGTTATAAAAGCCCAATGTACACCTTTAAAGTACGAGACAAGGAATTGCAATTAGATACCCATACCGAATCGTTGTCGCATACTAAAATTCCGAAAGTAGCTTTGCCTAAATACAAAGCTTGGGGCGATTTGTTACAATGGATGTTGCAAGAAAACGTACCTGGTGAGTTTCCTTATACTGCCGGTCTCTATCCGTTTAAAAGAACGGGCGAAGATCCTACGCGGATGTTTGCAGGGGAAGGCGGACCAGAACGAACCAACAGACGTTTTCATTATGTGAGTTTAGGCTTACCCGCAAAACGACTCTCCACGGCTTTTGATTCTGTTACCTTATACGGCAACGATCCTGATAAACGTCCAGATATTTATGGAAAAATTGGGAATGCAGGCGTTTCAGTTTGCTGTTTAGATGATGCTAAAAAATTATATTCTGGTTTTGATTTGTCACATCCTACCACTTCGGTAAGTATGACCATCAATGGCCCAGCACCCATGTTATTAGGTTTCTTTTTGAATGCTGCTATAGATCAAAACTGTGAAAAGTATATTTTAGAAAACGACTTAAAAGAAGCGGTAGAAGCTAAAATCACTGAATTGTATAAAGGGAATGAAGAAAAAAGACCTGTGTACCAAGGAAAACTTCCTGAAGGAAATAATGGTTTAGGCTTACTACTTTTAGGTGTCACAGGAGATCAAGTGTTGCCCTTAGAAGTATATAACACCATAAAAAATAAAACCTTAAAAGAAGTAAGAGGTACTGTTCAGGCAGATATTTTAAAAGAAGATCAGGCACAAAATACCTGTATTTTTTCGACAGAATTTGCCCTGCGACTTATGGGTGATGTGCAGGAATATTTTATTCAAAATCAGGTGCGTAATTTTTATTCTGTTTCTATTTCCGGATATCACATTGCAGAGGCGGGTGCTAACCCTATTACGCAATTAGCGTTTACCTTGTCAAACGGATTTACCTATGTAGAATATTATTTAAGTAGGGGCATGGATATTAATGCCTTTGGACCTAATTTATCCTTTTTCTTCTCCAACGGAATTGATCCTGAATATGCAGTAATCGGTCGTGTGGCTCGAAAAATATGGGCTAAAGCTTTAAAACTAAAATACGCAGCAGATCCAAGAGCGCAAATGTTAAAATATCATATCCAAACCTCGGGTCGTAGTTTGCATGCACAAGAAATCGATTTTAATGATATCAGGACTACATTACAGGCCTTGTATGCCATTTATGACAACTGTAACTCTTTACATACGAATGCTTATGACGAAGCGATAACGACTCCTACCGAGGAGTCTGTTCGCCGAGCCATGGCGATTCAATTAATCATCAATAAAGAACTTGGTTTAGCAAAAAATGAAAATCCGTTACAGGGCTCTTTTATCATAGAAGAGTTAACTGATTTGGTAGAAGAAGCTGTTTTGTTAGAATTTGACAGAATTACAGAACGTGGTGGCGTTTTGGGTGCTATGGAAACCATGTACCAGCGTTCTAAAATTCAAGAAGAGAGCTTGTACTATGAAACTTTAAAGCATAATGGGGAGTTCCCGATAATTGGGGTGAATACGTTTTTAAGTTCAAAGGGCTCACCTACGGTTTTGCCTATAGAGGTGATTCGGGCAACAGAAGAAGAAAAGGAAACACAAATTTCAACCTTAGAAAACTTAAAAGGGCGTCATAAGAAAACATCAGAACATATATTATCAGAATTACAGAAAGCTGCGGTGCAAAATGATAATATTTTTGAAAAATTAATGGAAGTGACTAAAGTGAGTTCTTTGGGACAAATAACCAACGCACTATTTAAAGTTGGTGGCCAGTATAGAAGAAATATGTAA
- a CDS encoding DUF4197 domain-containing protein: MKFKVLVISSCFFFLGCAELQQVVNQLPQGGTIGNDQIANGLREALNFGIDKQVQKLTQEDGFFKNELVKIILPEELQKVDNSLRKIGLGNLADEGLKVLNRAAEDAVKEATPIFVAAVKEITFNDAKQILLGSNNAATSYLKSSTESKLYDSFKPVIGNSFSKVGADQIWSNLINRYNNIPFVSKVNPDLTEYVTQEALNGVFTMIAVEEQEIRTKASSRTTTLLQKVFALQDE, encoded by the coding sequence ATGAAATTTAAAGTATTGGTCATCAGCAGTTGTTTTTTCTTTTTAGGTTGTGCAGAACTGCAGCAAGTAGTTAATCAACTTCCGCAAGGCGGCACTATTGGCAATGACCAAATAGCGAATGGCCTAAGAGAAGCGCTAAATTTTGGCATCGATAAGCAAGTTCAGAAATTGACTCAGGAGGATGGGTTTTTTAAAAACGAATTAGTAAAAATAATACTTCCAGAAGAATTGCAAAAAGTCGACAACTCATTGCGAAAAATTGGCTTAGGAAATTTAGCTGATGAAGGCTTAAAAGTTTTAAACCGAGCCGCTGAAGACGCCGTGAAAGAAGCTACCCCTATTTTTGTGGCTGCTGTAAAAGAAATTACATTTAACGATGCCAAGCAAATATTGTTAGGATCAAATAACGCCGCTACAAGCTACTTAAAATCTTCAACCGAATCAAAATTGTATGATTCTTTTAAACCCGTTATTGGCAATTCATTTAGCAAAGTTGGGGCCGACCAAATTTGGAGTAACCTTATTAATAGGTACAACAACATTCCGTTTGTGTCTAAAGTGAATCCAGATTTAACCGAATATGTAACCCAAGAAGCCTTAAATGGAGTCTTTACTATGATTGCAGTAGAAGAACAAGAAATTAGAACAAAAGCTTCATCACGAACTACAACTTTGTTACAAAAAGTTTTTGCCCTTCAAGATGAATAG
- a CDS encoding outer membrane beta-barrel protein yields MKTITTTKYGKNILFLATLFLSTGLFAQEDDEKKPLSITGSVDAYYRTNLSSTDVGSQAPGTSFADETGFALGFANLIASYEGAKTGAVADLAFGPRALQAVGGDAGIFVNQLYAYWNVTEKTTLTLGRFNTYLGYEVISPAANFNYSTSYLFSYGPFSHVGLKADFAVSEDFNVMLAVMNVTDENFNGTSGSIPGAYSLGAQLGYSGQFLNFYYDGNAKLGFEIDYTGGFDLTDSFYLGLNAAYQDNDGIGFLGAAIYPQLATSDNFKIGLRGEYFAENGAYGAIGTGVADSSVFAATLTGSYTIENLIIKPEFRLDNASDAVFFDNDLAGTKSLSSFLIAAIYSF; encoded by the coding sequence ATGAAAACGATTACAACAACAAAGTACGGAAAAAATATTCTTTTTTTAGCAACTTTATTTTTAAGTACTGGGCTATTTGCTCAGGAAGATGATGAAAAAAAACCGCTATCAATCACAGGTAGTGTGGATGCCTACTACAGAACTAATTTGAGTTCAACTGATGTAGGATCGCAAGCACCAGGGACCTCGTTTGCCGATGAAACAGGTTTTGCCCTAGGTTTCGCTAATTTAATTGCAAGTTATGAAGGTGCAAAAACCGGTGCTGTGGCTGATTTAGCATTTGGACCTAGAGCGTTGCAAGCTGTTGGAGGTGATGCTGGAATCTTTGTAAACCAACTATACGCCTACTGGAATGTAACTGAAAAAACAACCCTAACCTTAGGACGGTTTAATACGTATTTAGGGTACGAAGTAATTTCTCCAGCAGCAAATTTTAACTATAGTACCTCTTATTTATTTTCTTATGGCCCATTTTCTCATGTAGGTTTAAAAGCTGACTTTGCCGTATCAGAAGATTTCAATGTAATGTTGGCGGTGATGAATGTTACCGATGAAAATTTTAATGGCACAAGTGGCTCTATACCTGGAGCATATTCTTTAGGAGCGCAATTAGGCTACTCTGGCCAGTTTTTAAATTTTTATTATGACGGGAATGCAAAATTAGGCTTTGAAATTGATTACACTGGTGGCTTTGATTTAACAGACAGCTTTTACTTAGGTTTAAATGCAGCATACCAAGATAATGACGGTATTGGCTTTTTAGGAGCAGCTATTTATCCACAATTAGCCACATCAGATAATTTTAAAATAGGCTTAAGAGGTGAATATTTCGCAGAAAATGGTGCGTATGGTGCTATTGGTACAGGTGTAGCGGACTCTAGCGTTTTTGCTGCCACTTTAACTGGCAGTTATACCATTGAAAACTTAATCATTAAACCAGAATTTCGTTTGGATAATGCTTCTGATGCTGTTTTTTTTGATAATGATTTAGCAGGAACTAAAAGCTTATCATCATTTTTAATAGCCGCAATATATTCCTTTTAA